A DNA window from Acidimicrobiales bacterium contains the following coding sequences:
- a CDS encoding TatD family hydrolase: protein MSEVVWIDNHCHLPDDPDQALEQVEHAARAGVLLLVDVGTDIDHSRAAITRAERFQSVVATAGVHPHDAKDGIDGLAELLEHPRVVAVGECGLDYHYDNSPRDVQRRVFAQQIELAHEHQLPLVIHSRSAWEDTFEMLDVHGIPANTVFHCFTGGPAEAEWALERGVTLSFSGIVTFPSATDLAEAAKMCPLGSMMVETDSPYLAPVPHRGRKNRPELVVAVGQKIAALKQVDVERVARATSLNAIDFYGLREPFARASSAT from the coding sequence ATGTCCGAGGTCGTCTGGATCGACAATCACTGCCATCTGCCCGACGACCCCGACCAGGCGCTCGAACAGGTCGAACACGCGGCTCGCGCCGGTGTGTTGCTGCTGGTCGACGTGGGCACAGACATCGACCACAGCCGAGCCGCCATCACTCGAGCCGAGCGATTCCAGTCGGTCGTGGCCACGGCAGGTGTTCATCCCCACGATGCCAAGGACGGAATCGACGGGCTAGCCGAACTCCTCGAGCATCCCCGGGTAGTAGCGGTGGGCGAGTGTGGTCTGGACTATCACTACGACAACTCGCCTCGCGATGTGCAACGGCGGGTCTTCGCCCAACAGATCGAGTTGGCGCACGAGCACCAACTGCCGCTGGTGATTCACTCGCGAAGTGCATGGGAAGACACCTTCGAAATGCTCGATGTCCATGGCATTCCGGCCAACACCGTCTTCCACTGCTTCACCGGAGGCCCCGCCGAGGCCGAGTGGGCGCTCGAACGGGGGGTCACCCTGTCGTTCAGCGGCATCGTCACGTTTCCGAGTGCCACCGATCTCGCAGAGGCCGCCAAGATGTGCCCCCTCGGCTCGATGATGGTCGAGACCGACTCTCCCTACCTGGCTCCGGTACCACATCGCGGTCGCAAGAACCGTCCCGAGCTGGTGGTTGCCGTAGGCCAGAAGATCGCGGCGCTCAAGCAGGTAGACGTGGAACGAGTGGCTCGAGCCACTTCGCTGAACGCCATCGATTTCTACGGTCTTCGAGAACCGTTTGCGCGAGCGTCATCGGCTACCTAG
- a CDS encoding aminotransferase class I/II-fold pyridoxal phosphate-dependent enzyme, giving the protein MTAPWGVAGKRATEISDSVENAIREGRLAPGTKLPTVRALAEQLNVSPSTVSSAYRQLRQRGVISTHGRGGTKVHQRPPIETPSPSPLPDNVRDLTQTRHQDEIAPTLTQVMHDLADRLVSPGPVDLEERLIKDFEVDGITSAGVVVIGSAREALDRILDSQLLPGDRVAVEDPTSMEIADVLSLNGLDPVAVSVDERGAIPESLEAALPRVAACILTPRGHDPTGAVIDAARASELRTVLRASPGVALIEWDPLGPLAGAEYEPIADPDRSRWSVVRSFEPMFGNRLGVAAMAGDPVTLARVRGRVERLGSPLGSLTRRIVDELLAHPGAGQRLALTTRANGSKRLALMGELRARGIASRGQAGPWVWIPVHDQDKAVAKLFERGWLVIGGEAVDANSPHGIRVSVARLDGSLSRRLADDLLEVLAS; this is encoded by the coding sequence ATGACGGCACCGTGGGGCGTAGCGGGCAAACGCGCTACCGAGATAAGCGACAGCGTCGAGAACGCAATCCGCGAAGGACGCCTGGCGCCCGGCACGAAGTTGCCGACCGTCAGGGCGCTGGCCGAACAGCTGAACGTCAGCCCGAGCACCGTGTCCTCGGCCTATCGCCAGCTGCGTCAACGCGGTGTCATCTCGACCCACGGTCGCGGCGGCACCAAGGTGCACCAGCGCCCGCCCATCGAGACGCCATCTCCGTCGCCACTGCCCGACAACGTCCGCGACCTCACCCAGACGCGCCACCAGGACGAGATCGCCCCGACACTGACGCAGGTGATGCACGACCTCGCTGATCGTCTGGTGTCGCCCGGTCCCGTCGATCTCGAGGAGCGCCTCATCAAGGATTTCGAGGTAGACGGCATCACCAGCGCAGGCGTGGTCGTCATAGGTTCTGCACGAGAGGCGCTCGATCGCATCCTCGACTCTCAGCTCCTGCCCGGCGACCGGGTGGCGGTGGAAGACCCGACGTCGATGGAAATCGCCGACGTTCTGAGCCTGAACGGGCTGGACCCGGTAGCGGTGTCGGTCGATGAACGAGGCGCCATCCCCGAAAGCCTCGAGGCCGCTCTTCCAAGAGTGGCTGCCTGCATCTTGACCCCGAGGGGCCACGACCCCACCGGGGCGGTCATCGACGCTGCCCGGGCCTCCGAGCTCAGGACCGTGCTGAGGGCCAGCCCCGGCGTCGCCCTGATCGAGTGGGATCCTCTCGGACCGCTCGCAGGCGCCGAGTACGAGCCCATCGCCGACCCCGACCGGTCGCGCTGGTCGGTTGTTCGTTCGTTCGAGCCGATGTTCGGAAACCGCCTCGGGGTGGCCGCCATGGCCGGCGACCCCGTGACCCTGGCCAGGGTCCGGGGTCGGGTCGAACGCCTCGGAAGCCCGCTGGGCTCGCTGACCCGCCGCATCGTCGACGAGTTGTTGGCTCACCCCGGTGCCGGGCAGCGACTGGCCCTCACCACTCGCGCCAACGGCAGCAAGCGTCTCGCCCTGATGGGCGAGCTCCGCGCCCGCGGAATAGCCAGTCGGGGCCAGGCCGGTCCTTGGGTGTGGATTCCGGTTCACGACCAGGACAAGGCCGTTGCCAAGCTCTTCGAACGCGGCTGGCTGGTCATCGGCGGCGAGGCCGTGGATGCCAACTCTCCTCACGGAATTCGCGTTTCGGTGGCTCGCCTCGACGGCTCCCTTTCGCGGCGCCTGGCCGACGACCTTCTAGAGGTGCTGGCGTCCTAG
- the rsmI gene encoding 16S rRNA (cytidine(1402)-2'-O)-methyltransferase: MSGRLYAVATPIGNLDDVSPRARRVLETVAVVACEDTRRTGKLFELLGLKRPELVRLDAHTEYSRSGTIVDRIVGGIDCAVVSDAGTPVVSDPGADLVRRAIDAGIEVVAVPGPSSVLAALVVSGLAADGFTFAGFLPRKGRARDERMAVLCRRPEPTVLFESPKRVAATLKDLAVAFGPDRQFAMCRELTKMHETVVRGRLGQASELVSGEVKGEVVVVLAGAAQVSDVGDDDIVDALQRRRDLGLDRRSAVAVVTHDLAIGRKRVYDLALELDW, translated from the coding sequence GTGAGCGGTCGGCTGTATGCCGTGGCAACACCCATAGGCAACCTCGACGACGTCTCCCCACGGGCCAGGCGCGTGCTCGAAACTGTTGCTGTGGTGGCCTGTGAGGACACACGCCGCACCGGAAAGCTGTTCGAGTTGCTGGGGCTGAAGCGTCCGGAACTCGTGCGCCTCGACGCCCACACCGAGTATTCGCGCTCGGGCACCATCGTCGATCGCATCGTCGGCGGAATCGACTGTGCGGTGGTGAGCGATGCCGGGACACCCGTAGTGTCAGATCCCGGTGCCGACCTGGTGCGACGGGCCATCGACGCCGGCATCGAGGTCGTTGCCGTTCCGGGGCCGTCGTCGGTTCTGGCTGCGTTGGTGGTTTCGGGCCTGGCTGCCGACGGGTTCACGTTCGCCGGGTTTCTGCCCCGAAAGGGAAGGGCCCGCGACGAGCGCATGGCCGTCTTGTGCCGACGCCCAGAGCCGACGGTGTTGTTCGAGTCTCCCAAGCGCGTGGCGGCCACGCTGAAAGATCTTGCCGTTGCGTTCGGCCCAGATCGGCAATTTGCGATGTGCCGCGAGCTGACCAAGATGCACGAGACGGTTGTCCGAGGTCGTCTGGGGCAAGCGTCGGAACTGGTGAGCGGCGAGGTCAAGGGCGAGGTCGTCGTCGTGCTCGCCGGAGCAGCCCAGGTGAGCGATGTGGGTGACGACGACATCGTCGACGCCCTTCAGCGCCGTCGCGATCTGGGCCTCGACCGACGCTCTGCGGTTGCGGTCGTGACCCACGACCTGGCCATCGGCCGCAAGCGCGTATACGACCTGGCTCTAGAGCTCGACTGGTAG
- a CDS encoding DUF192 domain-containing protein, which produces MAWLVRDDKVLASLDVASTRAQRRRGLLGRDSFDGALLIRPARSVHTFGMRFTIDVAVIDPEGVVLATLCMKPRRVSRPRRGGVAVIEAQHGSFERWGLKVGDRLEIRS; this is translated from the coding sequence ATGGCATGGTTGGTACGAGACGACAAGGTCTTGGCGAGCCTCGATGTCGCGTCTACTCGCGCCCAGCGCCGGCGCGGATTGCTGGGCCGCGACTCCTTCGATGGCGCTCTGCTGATTCGTCCCGCTCGCTCGGTTCACACCTTCGGTATGCGCTTCACCATCGACGTCGCGGTCATCGACCCCGAAGGGGTGGTGCTGGCCACGCTTTGTATGAAGCCAAGGCGGGTGAGCCGGCCCAGGCGTGGTGGGGTAGCGGTGATAGAAGCCCAGCACGGGTCGTTCGAGCGTTGGGGTTTGAAGGTGGGCGACAGGCTCGAGATCCGCTCGTGA
- the rsmA gene encoding 16S rRNA (adenine(1518)-N(6)/adenine(1519)-N(6))-dimethyltransferase RsmA: MTLSPKQVADLLSKHGLEPSRALGQNFLVDPNTVRRIVALAGVSPGTRVVEIGPGLGSLTLALCEAGADVLAVEADRHLIEPLRDVTSGMSVEVLNQDALQLEWAAEIGDQAWVVANLPYNIATPLVAEILDNVEAVVKLVVMVQSEVADRMVAGVGDAAYGAVSVKIASWGVARRLCKVPPTVFIPRPKVDSTVVEITRHAQPVIPADTDRARLMALVRAGFGQRRKMLRRSLKGLVDQAQFESAGVRPEARAEELSLEDWVRLDLARKEIR, translated from the coding sequence GTGACACTGTCACCCAAGCAGGTCGCCGACCTGCTGAGTAAGCACGGCCTCGAGCCAAGCCGCGCTCTCGGCCAGAACTTCCTGGTCGATCCCAACACGGTCAGGCGCATCGTCGCTCTGGCGGGTGTATCTCCAGGAACCAGGGTCGTCGAGATCGGACCCGGCCTGGGCTCGCTGACGCTTGCCCTGTGCGAGGCCGGCGCCGACGTCTTGGCCGTCGAGGCCGATCGCCACCTCATCGAGCCGCTGCGCGACGTCACGTCCGGGATGTCGGTCGAGGTGCTCAATCAGGATGCTCTGCAACTCGAATGGGCGGCCGAGATTGGTGACCAGGCATGGGTGGTCGCAAACCTGCCCTACAACATCGCCACCCCATTGGTCGCCGAGATACTCGACAACGTCGAGGCGGTCGTGAAGCTGGTGGTGATGGTGCAGTCCGAGGTCGCAGACCGCATGGTCGCAGGCGTCGGCGACGCTGCCTATGGGGCAGTCTCGGTGAAGATCGCCTCGTGGGGTGTCGCCCGGAGGCTGTGCAAGGTGCCGCCCACGGTGTTCATACCCCGCCCCAAGGTCGACTCGACGGTGGTCGAGATCACCCGACACGCACAGCCGGTGATTCCCGCCGATACCGATCGAGCACGTCTGATGGCCCTGGTTCGAGCCGGGTTCGGTCAGCGCCGCAAGATGCTCAGGCGCTCGCTGAAAGGCCTGGTCGACCAAGCCCAGTTCGAATCGGCGGGGGTGAGGCCAGAGGCCAGGGCCGAGGAGTTGTCGCTCGAGGATTGGGTGCGGCTCGATCTGGCACGCAAGGAGATCCGGTGA
- a CDS encoding class I tRNA ligase family protein yields the protein MSRTKMLTTPIYYANDAPHIGHAYTTVTADGVARWHRLRGDDVLFVTGTDEHGLKVQRSAEDSGLDPQVWVDRTSQRYVDAWNQLDISYDQFIRTTEPRHHRAVQKILQACYDNGDIELRTYEGLYSVADEAYVTEDEVAELERLGRPVITMREENYFFLLSKFEDRLLDWYQSNPELVRPASKRNEAIGFIKQGLQDFSISRTSIDWGVPIPWDTQHVTYVWFDALTNYITAAGYGTDDAQFAKWWPGHHLIGKDILRFHCVYWPAMLMSAGVEPPSNISVHGFLLIGGEKMSKTRLNHIAPADLVEDFGVDGFRYHFLRDQNFGPDGDFSYEGMVARYNSDLANNLGNLMNRVATVVAKKCDGIGPAPRPDSPLAEVAASAVATADDAWCRVAPSEALEATWQIIRDTNSLLEDAEPWKAEPGPDTDAVLGDALEALRLVAILASPAVPAASREIWRRIGLDGSPEQCRVGVDTQWGLYPGGLTVAKGDPIFPRLKV from the coding sequence ATGAGCCGTACAAAGATGCTGACAACGCCCATCTACTACGCGAACGACGCACCCCACATCGGTCACGCCTACACGACGGTCACAGCCGATGGTGTGGCTCGCTGGCATAGGCTGCGTGGCGATGACGTGTTGTTCGTGACCGGCACGGACGAGCATGGCCTCAAGGTGCAGCGCTCGGCCGAAGACAGCGGCCTCGACCCGCAGGTGTGGGTCGACAGGACCTCGCAACGCTACGTCGATGCCTGGAACCAACTCGACATCTCCTACGACCAGTTCATCCGGACCACCGAACCCCGACACCACCGAGCCGTTCAGAAGATCCTCCAGGCCTGCTACGACAACGGCGACATCGAGCTGCGCACCTACGAGGGCCTCTATTCGGTGGCAGACGAGGCCTATGTGACCGAGGACGAGGTTGCCGAATTGGAACGGCTCGGCCGACCGGTCATAACGATGCGCGAAGAGAACTACTTCTTCTTGCTGTCGAAGTTCGAGGATCGGCTGCTCGACTGGTACCAGAGCAACCCCGAACTGGTCAGGCCTGCGTCCAAGCGCAACGAGGCCATCGGATTCATCAAGCAGGGCCTGCAGGACTTCTCGATCTCGCGGACCTCGATCGACTGGGGCGTACCCATCCCTTGGGATACCCAGCACGTCACCTACGTCTGGTTCGACGCCCTCACCAACTACATCACCGCGGCGGGCTACGGCACCGATGACGCACAGTTCGCAAAGTGGTGGCCTGGGCATCACCTGATCGGCAAGGACATCCTGCGGTTCCACTGCGTGTACTGGCCGGCGATGCTCATGTCGGCAGGAGTCGAACCGCCCAGCAACATCAGCGTCCACGGCTTCCTGCTGATCGGCGGTGAGAAGATGAGCAAGACCAGGCTCAACCACATCGCCCCCGCAGATCTGGTCGAAGACTTCGGCGTCGACGGGTTCCGCTATCACTTCCTTCGCGACCAGAACTTCGGTCCGGATGGTGATTTCTCCTACGAGGGGATGGTTGCTAGATACAACTCAGACCTGGCGAACAATCTCGGGAACCTGATGAACCGGGTGGCGACGGTGGTCGCGAAGAAATGCGACGGAATCGGCCCGGCGCCCAGGCCCGATTCACCCCTGGCCGAGGTAGCGGCTTCGGCTGTCGCCACGGCCGACGATGCCTGGTGCCGCGTCGCGCCGTCCGAGGCGCTCGAGGCGACCTGGCAAATCATCCGCGACACCAACTCGCTGCTCGAAGACGCCGAGCCCTGGAAGGCCGAGCCCGGCCCTGACACCGACGCCGTGCTCGGCGACGCACTAGAGGCTCTCAGGCTGGTGGCCATTCTGGCCAGTCCGGCCGTGCCGGCGGCCAGCCGCGAGATCTGGCGTCGAATAGGCCTCGATGGTTCGCCCGAACAGTGCAGGGTTGGCGTCGACACCCAGTGGGGTCTGTACCCCGGCGGGCTGACGGTTGCCAAGGGTGACCCCATCTTCCCGCGCCTCAAGGTCTGA
- a CDS encoding glycosyltransferase, translated as MSTTKTRAVEPIERTATRWDNQTLVRVVAVASIVATTAYLTWRLTSTRGDAPLGLFVSLLAIEVWILARLLIDTIVLWNVPPTKRPDIGAAQDVDIFVTTYHEPAHVVRATLIGCRAVAYPHGTYLVDDAGRDDMRLLAEEFGVTYVCRDTPDGARAGALNHALKASSAELVLVLDADQVPLPDALHAVSGYFHDPRVAVVQTPMEYLNRDSVLHSDNDRHERSYTNEVLGPARGHLGGALWEGSASLIRRIAFATVGGIATDSTTGELQTTMRLHAAGWSTRYHSEPIVQGLAPHNLEAFLRQRERWARGHLGVLRTADDPIRKKGINARQRLCFSQLLIDYLQAPVDLAMTLLLVVVLWTGNVPFEASALELATLWLPAFALRSAAAIALSRGRVRFGETAARRMLTIEIHLRALLAAMSRRSGRFSPVERTGVDEGGFDVIEHLSLLTALTLLVEVAMAVRMLDALIGWPLEPMRGLALIAAAATGAAVLWMALQVLGVFVRRRQHRSQYRVQVDLGAYANGRLVKIKDLTQAGAGFVSTVPLAPGANVTLRFRVADAKGGAADLELNAVVRNQLPNQSRTRFRIGCRFVGLTTEQTNLIAEYTAVVRPYQLLRA; from the coding sequence ATGTCCACCACCAAGACGCGCGCCGTCGAGCCGATCGAACGCACCGCAACCCGCTGGGACAACCAGACGCTGGTCCGCGTCGTGGCGGTTGCGTCCATAGTCGCAACCACGGCATATCTGACCTGGCGCCTCACATCGACACGTGGCGATGCGCCGCTGGGGCTGTTCGTGTCACTGCTGGCCATCGAAGTGTGGATCCTGGCCAGGCTGCTGATCGACACCATCGTCTTGTGGAACGTTCCGCCGACCAAACGCCCAGACATCGGCGCTGCTCAGGACGTCGACATCTTCGTCACCACCTATCACGAGCCGGCTCATGTAGTACGAGCAACCCTTATCGGCTGCAGGGCGGTCGCGTACCCTCACGGCACATACCTGGTCGACGACGCCGGCCGAGACGACATGCGGCTGCTGGCCGAAGAGTTCGGCGTCACCTATGTGTGCCGCGACACCCCCGACGGGGCCCGCGCCGGGGCGTTGAACCACGCCCTCAAAGCGTCGAGCGCCGAACTGGTGCTGGTGCTCGACGCCGACCAGGTTCCTTTGCCCGACGCCCTGCATGCCGTCAGTGGCTACTTCCACGACCCCAGGGTGGCCGTTGTACAGACCCCGATGGAGTACCTCAACCGAGACTCGGTGCTGCACTCGGACAACGATCGCCACGAGCGCAGCTACACCAACGAGGTGTTGGGCCCTGCCAGAGGGCATCTGGGCGGCGCACTGTGGGAGGGCTCTGCCAGCCTCATCAGGCGCATCGCGTTCGCAACGGTCGGCGGTATCGCCACAGACTCGACCACCGGCGAACTCCAAACGACCATGCGTCTGCACGCCGCAGGCTGGTCGACCCGCTATCACTCCGAACCCATCGTGCAGGGTCTGGCGCCACACAACCTCGAGGCATTCCTGCGTCAACGAGAGCGCTGGGCCCGAGGACACCTTGGCGTATTGCGAACTGCCGACGACCCGATCCGCAAGAAGGGAATCAACGCCAGGCAGCGCTTGTGCTTCTCGCAGTTGCTGATCGACTATCTGCAGGCACCGGTAGACCTGGCGATGACCTTGCTGCTGGTGGTCGTTCTGTGGACCGGCAATGTTCCGTTCGAGGCCTCCGCCCTGGAGCTGGCAACCCTTTGGTTGCCGGCGTTCGCGCTGCGCTCGGCTGCGGCCATCGCGTTGTCTCGGGGGCGGGTGCGCTTCGGTGAAACAGCGGCCAGGCGGATGCTGACGATCGAGATACACCTGCGGGCCCTGTTGGCTGCGATGTCGAGGCGGTCTGGTCGTTTCTCCCCGGTCGAACGCACAGGGGTCGACGAAGGTGGCTTCGACGTCATCGAACATCTAAGCCTGCTGACCGCCCTGACCTTGCTGGTCGAGGTGGCGATGGCGGTGCGGATGCTCGACGCCCTCATCGGATGGCCTCTGGAACCGATGCGCGGCCTTGCGTTGATCGCTGCTGCAGCCACCGGCGCCGCCGTGTTGTGGATGGCCCTGCAGGTTCTGGGCGTGTTCGTGCGGCGCCGCCAGCATCGCAGCCAGTACCGCGTCCAGGTCGACCTGGGTGCCTACGCCAACGGCCGGCTGGTCAAGATAAAAGACCTGACACAGGCCGGTGCTGGTTTCGTCTCGACCGTGCCGCTGGCTCCGGGGGCCAACGTCACGCTGCGGTTCAGGGTGGCCGACGCGAAGGGTGGGGCGGCCGACCTCGAGCTGAACGCCGTGGTGCGAAACCAGCTTCCCAACCAGTCGAGAACGAGGTTCCGCATCGGCTGTCGGTTTGTCGGGCTCACCACAGAACAGACCAACCTCATCGCCGAATACACGGCAGTAGTGCGGCCCTATCAGCTGCTGCGGGCCTGA
- a CDS encoding transglycosylase family protein: MTLPLLMLYNLTLAPAPQPVKAASSNADVVETQSLDGSPAGGAAASFASDLFLAAESALAQAQQSQPGATDPSAGAQQSAAVAAETPTTVAETTTTTEPAVEQTPEVAEVATSTTTSTAAPTTTTAAAPTTTTTSTTEAPTTTAPETTTTTSTTEAPTTTAPETTTTTSTTEAPTTTTTEAPSVSPIAPYPWKDSWPTIAMWDQLAMCESSGRWDINTGNGYYGGIQFTTSSWEWMGGNGYPHQASRAEQIYRGALLWEIQTWAAWPGCMNRFGWSPTQTSP, from the coding sequence GTGACGCTGCCGTTGCTCATGCTGTACAACCTGACTCTCGCGCCTGCGCCCCAGCCGGTAAAGGCCGCCTCGTCCAACGCGGACGTGGTCGAGACACAAAGCCTCGACGGTTCGCCGGCGGGTGGAGCTGCCGCGTCGTTCGCGTCTGATCTGTTCCTCGCCGCAGAATCAGCCCTGGCCCAGGCCCAGCAATCCCAGCCTGGGGCGACCGATCCCTCCGCCGGAGCTCAACAGTCGGCTGCCGTCGCTGCCGAAACCCCCACGACCGTGGCCGAAACCACCACCACTACCGAACCTGCCGTCGAGCAAACGCCCGAGGTGGCCGAGGTGGCGACATCGACCACCACGTCGACCGCAGCTCCGACAACCACGACGGCCGCAGCTCCGACAACCACGACTACCTCCACCACCGAGGCGCCCACCACTACGGCGCCCGAGACCACCACGACTACTTCCACCACCGAGGCGCCCACCACTACGGCGCCCGAGACCACCACGACTACTTCCACCACCGAGGCGCCCACCACGACCACCACAGAAGCGCCTTCGGTTTCTCCCATCGCTCCCTATCCGTGGAAAGACTCGTGGCCCACCATCGCAATGTGGGACCAATTGGCGATGTGCGAATCGAGCGGTCGCTGGGACATCAACACCGGCAACGGCTATTACGGTGGTATCCAGTTCACGACTTCTTCGTGGGAGTGGATGGGCGGAAACGGTTATCCACATCAGGCGAGCCGCGCCGAGCAGATCTATCGCGGTGCCCTGTTGTGGGAGATCCAGACCTGGGCCGCCTGGCCCGGCTGCATGAACCGGTTCGGCTGGAGCCCCACCCAGACCAGTCCGTGA
- a CDS encoding diguanylate cyclase codes for MRAETLLPAKPAVKPRELWLRGGFDQASIGLAIIDREGQIRLVNGAFTNLSGLPKSKVVGTRLPDLLEPPSSEVVQQWCLAPVQPATFEVTVQRASASPLEAVLLVSPLSGGGATGHTLVQLVPAALSPTTREELARFHGVIDHIDDLIVTTRADGTITFVSASTQRATGRDTESLVGSSFFDLVHPEDRVAITSARRKSRSPVLEIAVRIASESGWSKRHLTVTEIRDQLDQLLGIAYVGATAATSSELSTDPAEDRFDDLFASTPDCVWRFDMTGPASANPAARKLLGLGATEPLEGLGLLEIHPRWVVERIAKHGVPETRAGRSWTADLALLDRDGEEIPVSLVLIGHPDPSGRVDRWTSISRPVTGDRTAAELRWAATHDHLTGLPGRVLMYDRIEVALARANRTGQRVGLLLLDLDFFDVVNESVGVDIADRMLKALAERLVLSIRPGDSIGRMGEDEFVVLCDHFDHIDDAERFAERLMRVVEEPVELDGAEWFVSMSVGIAVARHGVTNVDGLMRSADAAMYRAKELGRGRHVVFGNTLSTPRLPFAPPD; via the coding sequence GTGCGCGCCGAAACACTGCTGCCTGCGAAGCCTGCGGTGAAGCCTCGCGAGCTGTGGTTGCGCGGTGGGTTCGACCAGGCTTCGATAGGGCTCGCCATCATCGACCGCGAGGGCCAGATTCGGCTGGTCAACGGCGCATTCACCAACCTGTCGGGCCTGCCCAAGAGCAAGGTCGTCGGCACACGCCTGCCCGACCTGCTCGAACCACCTTCGAGCGAGGTGGTCCAGCAGTGGTGCCTGGCACCGGTGCAGCCAGCGACTTTCGAGGTGACGGTCCAGCGTGCATCTGCCAGCCCGCTGGAGGCGGTGTTGCTGGTCAGCCCTCTCAGTGGAGGCGGCGCCACAGGGCACACCCTGGTGCAGTTGGTCCCGGCGGCGCTGAGCCCCACCACCCGCGAAGAGCTGGCCCGTTTCCACGGCGTCATCGACCACATAGACGACCTGATTGTCACCACCAGGGCCGACGGCACCATCACGTTCGTGTCGGCGTCGACCCAGCGGGCCACAGGCAGGGACACCGAATCGCTGGTGGGTTCGTCGTTCTTCGACCTGGTCCACCCCGAAGATCGCGTGGCCATCACGTCGGCACGCCGCAAGTCTCGCTCTCCCGTGCTCGAGATCGCGGTTCGTATCGCATCCGAGAGCGGCTGGAGCAAGCGCCACCTCACGGTCACCGAGATCCGCGACCAGCTCGACCAACTGCTGGGCATCGCCTACGTCGGAGCCACCGCCGCAACGTCGTCCGAGCTGTCCACCGACCCCGCAGAAGACCGATTCGACGACCTGTTCGCGTCCACCCCGGACTGCGTCTGGAGATTCGACATGACAGGTCCGGCGTCGGCCAACCCCGCGGCCCGGAAGCTGCTGGGGCTGGGAGCGACCGAACCCCTGGAAGGCCTGGGCCTGTTGGAGATTCATCCCCGGTGGGTTGTCGAACGAATCGCCAAACACGGGGTTCCCGAGACCCGAGCCGGCCGATCGTGGACCGCAGACCTCGCCCTACTGGACCGCGACGGTGAGGAGATTCCGGTTTCGCTGGTGCTGATCGGCCACCCCGACCCGTCGGGTCGAGTCGACAGGTGGACGTCGATCAGCCGCCCGGTCACCGGCGACCGCACCGCCGCCGAGCTCAGGTGGGCGGCCACCCACGATCACCTGACTGGCCTACCGGGCCGTGTGCTGATGTACGACCGCATCGAGGTCGCATTGGCCAGGGCCAACCGCACCGGGCAGAGGGTCGGTTTGCTGCTGCTCGACCTCGACTTCTTCGATGTGGTCAACGAGTCGGTCGGGGTCGACATCGCGGACCGGATGCTGAAGGCTCTGGCCGAGAGGCTGGTGCTGTCGATTCGCCCTGGCGACTCGATCGGGCGCATGGGCGAAGACGAGTTCGTGGTGTTGTGTGATCACTTCGACCACATCGACGACGCGGAGCGTTTCGCCGAGAGACTGATGCGCGTCGTCGAAGAACCCGTCGAGCTCGACGGTGCAGAGTGGTTCGTCTCGATGAGTGTCGGAATCGCCGTCGCCAGGCACGGGGTGACCAACGTCGATGGCCTCATGCGCAGTGCAGATGCCGCCATGTACCGCGCCAAGGAGCTCGGGCGGGGCCGACACGTGGTGTTCGGCAACACGCTCAGTACCCCCCGGCTGCCGTTCGCGCCACCGGATTGA